The Streptomyces sp. NBC_00162 genome window below encodes:
- a CDS encoding 3-isopropylmalate dehydrogenase — protein MSTSINLAVIPGDGIGQEVVAQGLKVLTAVLPQDVKLETKEYDLGAQRWHRTGETLPDAELEALKHHDAILLGAIGDPSVPSGVLERGLLLKLRFAFDHFINLRPSKLFPNTATPLAGRPEIDFVVVREGTEGPYTGNGGSLRTGTPAEVATEVSLNTAYGVERVVRDAYERANARPRKKLTLVHKNNVLVYAGHLWKNIFDKVGQEYPEVTTDYLHVDAATIFFVTQPERFDVIVTDNLFGDILTDLAAAVTGGIGLAASGNINPTGAFPSMFEPVHGSAPDIAGTGKADPTATILSVALLLRHLGYEAQAVRIEDAVSADLAERDGTFRSTDAIGDALAARVAG, from the coding sequence ATGTCGACCAGCATCAATCTCGCAGTGATCCCCGGTGATGGCATCGGCCAGGAAGTCGTGGCTCAGGGCCTCAAGGTCCTTACCGCGGTCCTGCCCCAGGATGTGAAGCTGGAGACCAAGGAATACGACCTCGGCGCCCAGCGCTGGCACCGCACCGGTGAAACCCTCCCGGACGCGGAGCTCGAAGCCCTCAAGCACCACGACGCGATCCTGCTCGGCGCCATCGGCGACCCCTCGGTCCCGTCCGGCGTACTGGAGCGCGGTCTGCTGCTGAAGCTCCGCTTCGCCTTCGACCACTTCATCAACCTGCGCCCCTCGAAGCTCTTCCCCAACACGGCCACCCCGCTCGCCGGCCGTCCGGAGATCGACTTCGTCGTGGTCCGCGAGGGCACCGAGGGCCCGTACACCGGCAACGGCGGCTCGCTGCGCACCGGCACCCCCGCCGAGGTGGCCACCGAGGTCAGCCTCAACACCGCGTACGGCGTGGAGCGCGTGGTCCGTGACGCCTACGAGCGTGCCAACGCCCGCCCCCGCAAGAAGCTGACGCTGGTCCACAAGAACAACGTCCTCGTGTACGCCGGCCACCTGTGGAAGAACATCTTCGACAAGGTCGGCCAGGAGTACCCCGAGGTCACCACCGACTACCTGCACGTCGACGCCGCGACGATCTTCTTCGTCACCCAGCCCGAGCGCTTCGACGTCATCGTCACGGACAACCTCTTCGGTGACATCCTCACCGACCTGGCCGCCGCCGTGACCGGCGGAATCGGCCTGGCCGCCTCGGGGAACATCAACCCGACCGGCGCCTTCCCGTCCATGTTCGAGCCCGTCCACGGCTCGGCCCCGGACATCGCCGGCACCGGCAAGGCCGACCCGACCGCGACGATCCTCTCGGTCGCCCTCCTGCTGCGCCACCTGGGCTACGAGGCCCAGGCCGTCCGCATCGAGGACGCGGTCTCCGCCGATCTCGCGGAGCGAGACGGCACCTTCCGCTCCACCGACGCGATCGGTGACGCCCTGGCCGCGCGCGTAGCCGGCTGA
- a CDS encoding LysR family transcriptional regulator, with product MSELLPQELRVLVAVAESGGFSAAAAALGLTQSAVSHSVRGSEAKIGAVLFERGRTGASPTPAGERAVGHARRILRLYEVMGAEVRGAGRAGAAGESVAGVLRIAAFRSAALHLLPPALERLTVRHPGIRPEVRVVRELGAGTAGEVAAGRADLGIATLGGSDEAPPGLLTGVLAEEAYALVHPAGHPDPKALPLLDWDENCGSYTRAWWREQDWIPRATVKAEDDGMVLTMVGRGLGMAILPELSLREAGEAVQITDLGPRRPVRQVGYVTTPESAATLAVRALIRELRSAKG from the coding sequence GTGTCCGAGCTCCTCCCGCAGGAACTGCGGGTCCTGGTCGCCGTCGCCGAGTCCGGCGGGTTCTCCGCCGCGGCCGCCGCGCTCGGCCTCACCCAGTCGGCCGTATCGCACTCGGTGCGCGGCAGTGAAGCCAAGATCGGCGCGGTGCTCTTCGAGCGCGGGCGGACCGGGGCCTCGCCCACCCCGGCGGGGGAGCGGGCCGTCGGCCACGCGCGCCGGATCCTGCGGCTGTACGAGGTCATGGGCGCGGAGGTGCGCGGCGCGGGCCGGGCCGGGGCGGCGGGTGAATCAGTTGCGGGCGTGCTCCGGATCGCCGCGTTCCGCAGCGCGGCCCTGCACCTGCTGCCGCCCGCCCTGGAGCGGCTCACCGTCCGGCATCCGGGTATCCGCCCCGAGGTCCGGGTGGTGCGCGAACTCGGCGCGGGCACGGCCGGGGAGGTGGCCGCGGGCCGCGCCGACCTGGGGATCGCCACGCTGGGCGGGTCGGACGAGGCGCCGCCCGGCCTGCTGACCGGGGTGCTCGCCGAGGAGGCGTACGCGCTGGTCCACCCGGCCGGGCACCCGGACCCGAAGGCGCTGCCCCTGCTGGACTGGGACGAGAACTGCGGCTCCTACACCCGGGCCTGGTGGCGGGAGCAGGACTGGATCCCGCGGGCCACCGTCAAAGCGGAGGACGACGGGATGGTGCTGACGATGGTCGGCCGCGGGCTCGGCATGGCGATCCTGCCGGAGCTGTCGCTCCGCGAGGCCGGCGAGGCGGTGCAGATCACCGATCTGGGGCCGCGGAGGCCGGTGAGGCAGGTGGGATACGTCACCACGCCGGAATCCGCCGCCACTCTCGCCGTACGTGCTCTGATCAGGGAACTTCGATCGGCGAAGGGCTGA
- a CDS encoding NADP-dependent oxidoreductase: MTTNTAYAVHQIARPTGFPTAADFTYAAYPVPEPGPGTALVENLLLSVDPYHRGLMDGGEGGLELNAPLEGRSVGRVIASRDPGLAEGDLVFHREGWRTHALVTLGAAGTRKLRGHEGVPLEAYLSVLGGTGLTAYAALTRTAVLREGEDLFVSAAAGGVGSATGHIARLLGARRIIGSAGSAAKVRHLTENLGFDAAFDYHDGTVGEQLAKAAPDGIDVYVDNVGGDHLEGAIDVLREYGRIAWVGAISMYNGDRSPAAPRNLFEVVHKSLRLEGVLVRNHTNLQDELEDFLVPHLRSGRIGTDTTVVQGFDRTVEAFLGMFRGDNLGKMLVGLNS, from the coding sequence ATGACCACGAACACGGCTTACGCCGTCCACCAGATCGCCCGTCCCACCGGTTTCCCCACCGCCGCCGATTTCACCTACGCCGCGTACCCCGTCCCGGAACCGGGGCCCGGGACCGCCCTGGTGGAGAACCTCCTGCTCTCGGTGGACCCGTACCACCGCGGGCTGATGGACGGCGGCGAGGGCGGCCTCGAGCTGAACGCCCCGCTGGAGGGCCGCTCGGTCGGCCGCGTGATCGCCTCCCGCGACCCCGGGCTGGCCGAGGGCGACCTGGTCTTCCACCGCGAGGGATGGCGCACCCACGCCCTCGTCACCCTCGGGGCGGCCGGAACCCGCAAGCTGCGGGGCCACGAGGGGGTCCCGCTGGAGGCGTACCTGTCCGTCCTCGGCGGCACCGGCCTCACCGCATACGCCGCCCTGACCCGGACCGCGGTCCTGCGGGAGGGCGAGGACCTCTTCGTCTCCGCCGCGGCGGGCGGGGTCGGCAGCGCCACCGGCCACATCGCCCGGCTGCTCGGCGCCCGCCGGATCATCGGCAGCGCGGGCTCGGCGGCCAAGGTCCGCCACCTCACCGAGAACCTCGGTTTCGACGCGGCCTTCGACTACCACGACGGCACGGTCGGCGAGCAGCTCGCGAAGGCGGCGCCCGACGGGATCGACGTCTACGTGGACAACGTCGGCGGCGACCACCTGGAGGGTGCAATCGACGTGCTGCGCGAGTACGGGCGGATCGCCTGGGTCGGCGCCATCTCGATGTACAACGGCGACCGCTCCCCCGCCGCGCCCCGCAACCTCTTCGAGGTCGTACACAAATCGCTGCGTCTGGAAGGCGTATTGGTTCGGAATCACACCAATCTGCAGGACGAGCTGGAGGACTTCCTGGTCCCCCATCTGCGCAGTGGCCGGATCGGTACCGATACCACCGTTGTGCAGGGATTTGACCGCACGGTGGAGGCTTTTCTGGGCATGTTCCGCGGGGACAATCTGGGCAAGATGCTCGTCGGTCTCAACAGCTGA